Below is a window of Humulus lupulus chromosome 9, drHumLupu1.1, whole genome shotgun sequence DNA.
TTTGGCCTCAACTCCCACAATCACTCTTCCACTCTCGCACTTTATTTTTTCTCTCTTattttatgcttgtttgttcTCTCGGCTGTCTAAGTGTGCAGGAACCCATGGCCCGAACTAAGACCACCGGAGCTCCCAAACCTTCCGCTGCTGTGAGTGATTTTTCTCCATCAGCTTCGCCTCTGGCGGCTTCAGGATCATCTTTGAAGTCCTCTGTCAAGACTAGGGCTCGCAAAAACACATTCCCTGTGTCCACAGCCTCTCAGTTAGTGCTTCCATCCTTGTCTCCTACTCTAATTTCTCTGCCCGCACCACCAACTGAAGAGGTGGTGCCTACCGAGACCCTTCCTTCAGCAATCAAGTCACCTGCTTCAAATCCTAAACCCTCAAAACTCGCGGCTGCCAAATCAAAAGGATCCCCTGCTACTGCCCAACCTATTTCTGGAATGTCGCCTCCTTCCTGGACTCGCTCCAAAGCAACTTTCTCCAGTTTAACGGAAATCATGAAGAAATGAGGAAAACAAGGCAAGTCTTCTCCTCCAAAGAAATCTCCTCTAGTGAAGAAACTCAAAATCACTCCATATGCATGTTCTTCCTCTGAGGCTGATCCATCACGCCAATCCTTCTAAGCACTCAAGTTTTGAGAGCACCAAAAGTTTCGAATCTACCCAAGAACTTGAAGATCTGATTTCCTTTGAAGAATGTGTTGTTGAATCAGGGGATGGTTTTAATGCATCAGATACTCCGTCTGAGCCTTCTGAACCTCTACCTTCCGAATCCAAGGGAAAGAAGCCCATGATTTTTCCTAGTCCAATTGCTCGCAAGGTTCTAACCAAAAACATTGATTCAGGTTCATATTTTGTTCCTCATTCTCATCATTTTTGCTATAATGATCATGAAAAGGATAAGGTTTATTATGCTAACCGTAAGGTTATTTGTTAAAAGAATTTTGATCTTGCTGCTCATAGGGTGTTTGGGGTGATTGGTATTTTGCAAGAAAGAGAGTGGTTAGATTCTTTACAGGGCTATTCTGGGTATGTTAATCGGGTTATCAAGGAATTTTATGCTAACATTACTAATGATTTTCTTAATCATAATCCCTTTATGTATGGCAAGTGTATGTTCAGGGTCATTGGTTTTCTTTTACAGTTAAAGATATTGATACTACCCTAAATTTTCCCATTAGTGTCATTTCGAATACCCTTGAATTTTATAAGGACCTAGTCCTTTCGGAGCTTGTAGGAAAAAAGGTATCATGGAATCCAATCACATCACTCTCCATTATTGATCTTACACACACCTATGTTGTGCTTATGCGGTTTGCACTGTCCAACTGGGTGCCCTCCTCTAATCCAATTGTTGTGTCTCAAGAATTGGCATTCTTTCTATTCAAGATTGGTTCTGTTGCACAGATAGATCTTCCTTCCTTAATTATGGACCAAATTATTTCTCTAAGGAAGGTAAAAAAGAAGGGGTTCAACTTGTTGTTTCCACTTCTCATCTTTAAGATTCTGTCATCTCAGAAAGATGTCCTGATGCCAAATGATTCAGTTGAGATTCCTCCTCTTAGTCCCACATTCAAGCCATTTGAAGGGACAGATCAAGTATCGAAGAAGTCCAAGTTCGTGGTTATTCCCTCTGTTTCCACTGCCACTGTTAATGTTCCATCTGGTGTTGGTCCTATGACATCATAAATGCTCGCTGTCAAGACTGATCTTACAGTGGTACAGAATTGACTTGGAACACTGGAAGCCACTCAACAAGCAatctgtaatgccccacgtcactatggttgcttcctggaatgacgactggccctgcaaaccaacacgagtctttccagcgtgcttagtcctcactcgcacgcttcctgggaaaacttcacaggaggtcacccatcataagatttccctaggtcaagcatgcttaactttgaagttcttaagtaatgggctaccaaaaacaagatgcatcttgttggcaaaggtagtacccatcaatccatttaagccctcttcaactgtgtagtctcatacctacacagtcttagaatcatcacacttgaccttcccaggtgatgtgggattgcGCAGCTTTTTACCTAGTCTTTCCCTTCACGAAtaacgggattctgactgtcacaatcacccacccttaggggttcgacgtccccgtcggccacacttctggctgggtcaaggctctgataccatttataACCCCCCAagtcactatggatgcttcctggaatgacgactagctctgcaaaccaacacgagtctttctagcatgCTTTGACCTCACTCgtacgcttcctaggaaaacttcccaggaggtcacccatcataagatttCCCCAGATCAaccatgcttaactttggagttctcaagtgatgggctaccgaaaagaagatgcatcttgttggcataggtagtacccatcaatccatttaagccctcttcaaatgtgtagtcccatacctacacagtcttagaatcatcacacttgaccttcccaagCAATGTGGGATTGCGCAGCtttttactcggtctttcccctcacggatcacgggattctgactgtcacacaaTCCTTGTGTACAACTCTGGACCCTATTTTCAGAGGGAGTTGTATGGTATGTCTTGTTAAACTTTGTTAGTATGCTtgtttgcagggggagttcttaggaactttatttttttataacataGTGTTTACTGCAGGTTCTGAGCTCTTattgataaaaatatattttgtctaaaaagttgccaaagggggagattgtaaagtcCTAAATTGGAAatctttttatttaatatattttatcatttttaattggtatttttgaaatttttatttTGGGTGAGTGTCTCTTTTTGGTAAGAATAATTTTCTCTATTAAAGTGCATTTTATTCATAGTTAAGTTTCCTAATTTATTTATGGTAATTTGTCTATATTAAGAATGCTTTTTATAGGATTATTCTCTGAATATTTTACTTAATTCTAATCTATTTAAAAAGAGGAAACTGGGTGAGTCTTGATTCCCAAGGAAGGAAATTTTGAAATGAACCTGGCTTGGATTTAAGACCAGGTTCGTCCATTTCCTGATGCTACAGAATGGTTGTCTATCACATCTGGAAATTCCTGCAGTAAATGAAATGAGATGTTATTTTTAGTAACTTCCAATTTGGTCTGATTTAGGCCATTAACGAGATTGGTTggcttagaagtttttaaactctataaatactaggCCTAAGCAGCAGCCATTCTTAACATCTTCACTATTTCTAACACTTTATGCTTTTGAAgagttattttatttaaaaagagtATTTTTTTGGTATACTATCTTTTTTTTGTGTGTGCTTTATGTTGTTTATTCTTGAACATGTCATAAAGCTTGTGTACATGACATACAAGTCTTTGGGATAATATTTCCATAAGCTTTACTTCGGGatgaagtaagcactcatcaagatCAGAAGGGATTTCGGGTGCttggtgtttatcaaaatcagattattaaagtggagtacttcaaggttgcAACAAGAATTTAGAGGGAGActaaacttgtataagtcaattgatttttgcattcttgaaactttattgattgattttatCTCCGAGCTTGGTCCCGTGGACTAGgttttctgaaccacgtaaaaaacttcttGTGTCACATTACTTTAAGTTTATTTACTATCTGTTCGTATATTCTGGTCTATCAGTATTATGTCCTGATATATCAGAATATCTGTCTAATCAAACAATTATTTAGCAGTTCcacattaattaaattatttattaaattcagttggtaatcttaaaaaacagaatttcagatttgttcttcacatccgacaagaaggttctactcaccaatgtcttgtatgtaccagaaatgagtagaaaccttgtgagtggaaaTTTACATGGCAAGtcgggaatcaaggttgtgatagattctggcaagctcattttatctaaagacaatgtttttgtgggaaagggatatgcttgtgatgacatgttcaaactttgtacatctattgaccatgtgaacaataaagttttttcttcttgttgttatatgcttgactcaaattctattaatttttGGCGTATTAGACTTGCACATACTGGATTTAGCATAATTAAAAGGGTTGTCAAAtatggattaattgattgtgataatgttgagcatgacaaatgtcaattatgtgttaaatctaaaatggtaaagaaatattttcctagtgttgaaggaactctaagttgttagatttgatacataatgatttatgtgaacttaatggaatgttgactagaggaggaagtagatattttattagtttcattgatgattgctctatGTTAACATATGAATATttgcttaagaataaagatgaagcatttgatgtgtttaaggtttataaagcaaaagttgaaaatcaacttgaaaggaaaattaaagtgcttagaagtgataggggtgctGAATATTATCGAATAAATTTAACTTTTTTTAtgaagagcatggaataattcatgaatgtacaaccccttatactccacaacaaaatggtatagcgaaaagaaaaaatagaacatttattgagatgattaatgctattcTATTACACtcaaaattgaattttagtttgtggggtgaagtctttctatccgcttgtcatattttggATCGTAtccccatgaagaaaaataatacctccccatatgagttatggaaaggaaagaaaccaaacattggttatcttaaagtgtgggggtgtctttctcattgcaagagcatcgatcctaaaaggaccaagttgggtccaagggctataagatgtgcatttgtgggttatgcccaaaatagcaaagctgATAGATTATtatacttggagtctaatgtaataatttaaTATAGAGTGGTTGAGTTCTTTGACAACATGTCATGAaatgacaacaagttagaaccaactcaataGAGAGCCTCAAGcggagactcctagaatagtgGGTGAGCAACCTaaattgcctagaaggagccaaagccTCAAGgatttgggatcaaatgagaagtgttctcaaatagagacattataccttgttgaaggtgacaatgaggaagttacttggaaacatccaatagtacttcaaatagaagatgatcccaaaactttcaaagaagcaatgtcctcaagagactctgctttttggaaaaaggcaattaatgatgaaatggattcaattatgtcaaaccatactttggaattggttgaccttccaaaagggtccaaaccaattgggtgcaaatgggtatttagaaagaaataccataccgatggcaccatacaaaccttcaatgCTAGGTTAGTAGCCAAATGATTCAAACAAGGAGAgtgaatagattactttgacacatatgcactagtagcaagaactacttctataagattgttgtttgccttatcatctatatataatcTTTATGTTCGCCtaatggatgtcaaaacatcaTTCCTAAATAGGGATCTCGAGGagaaggtctatatggaacaacctgagggttttgttcttcaaggaaatgaacataaagtgtgtagacttgtcaaatcattatatagtttgaaacaagctccaaaacaatggcatgagaagtttgataaagtcatagtttctaatggatttagacaaaACAATGCGGACAAGTGCCTATACTATAAGACTTGTAGTGACTATAtcatacttgtgtgtctatatgtagatgatatatttattttgagtaatgacatgaaaggaataatagaaacGAACAGGTTTccatcttctaactttaaaatgaaagaccttggaaaggtggataccattctaggtatcaaagttagaagaaatagtgAGGGTTTTGtattgagtcaaacccactatgttgagaaagtgctcgacaaattcagtcatctcaaaatcaaagaggcacatacaccatttgattcaaacatgaagttcgaaaagaatgaaggaagagcggtggctcaattggaatatgcaagtgcaataggaagcctaatgtacgccgctcattgcacaagagcgagtattgcatatgtggttagtaaacttagtaggtttactagcaatccaagtgtcaagcattggaaaactattgagagaattcttggttATCCTAAGGGTACCAAAGATTATAGccttcactatacaaactttccaaagatacttgaaggatattccaatgctaattggatatcgagagttggagataatctctccaccaccggttgggtgtttactcttggaggaggtgcaatctcatggggctccaagaagcaaacttgtatatcacactcaaccatggaagtgaATTTTATAGCTTTAGCAGCAACcgacaaagaggccgagtggcttaggaatctcatgatagATATTCCTTTAACTTTGGATATGGTATCaataatttcaatacattgtgatagccaatccacacttgctagagcatataatagtgtgcaTAATGGAAAGtgtagacatattagtctaagacatgaatatgtgagacaattgattcaaggtggaatcatgtcgatctcatatgttaagcaagtgagaacttagcggatccatttacaaaacctcttgtgagaaggttagtaagttctacttcaaaaagGATGatattgaaactcctagaataatagattcaccaatgatggcaacccaactctcaacttgtacaaatcaagggaaagagttcaatgggtaagaacaagtcattgataagtgaatagtttcaacactaaatgatgagttccatccgagatggttagtgttggttgctaccaagtTAGGGCTAAGCctaaggcttttaatgaagttcagttgagtgtaacaagcatctataaaggtagcaaagacgttgtaagaacttcacctatgtggacttagaggtggtgtcgcctctcatgggagttggagtttctccacggaaagttcatgaagagatgagcacatggtcatgatagtgctaagccagagtgggaaaacaaaagatgtggtggaggtgtgtgaggtatcaccagttttatcatatggaatacttggttcaagttTTAAGAaactaatgatttcgataagactttgtggtattttcactaaggtaaattCAAACTAAAATGTACTTTATTTTAAGCACCAAAAACTgttttaagctagagaatgaggcttgtatttaaccaaatGGGGGATTGATTAGTTAAATACAAAAGATAAGTGTCAAAATACAAgaaaggtataaacacttagtaaatttcacatagtgaagatgtgaaatttgagcttcaattgtagtcACTTTTAAAATgcatttttgggtccaaagtgatgcatgaaaGTATgtaagggttcccaaaaattttggtagcatttaaagaatttttaggacctttggaagGGTTCCCAAATAGAGTATCGCCACCCAAGTGACGAAGCATCGTATGCATGTAGGCGACGCGTCGCCTACTGCAGTACGTACAAGTTACGTGAAATGCTCTTAATGatgtgttttacaagtctaaggATTAGACCTAATGtgggtgcctactctatataacggtcaaaatagtattttgaaagacttgatcactctctccaatctctctctaccctctctctctctctctagctccaagaatctctagttttctccaagaactctcaaagaaagtgcttgaatttgagagtttaaggcttgttaaatctcaatcctcatttcctcttagaaaaggcctcaagcatccatggcgGCTAGGAAATAAAGTAACAGGATAGCTTTTTGCAACATggataagccttggttttgtgttttTGCTTTGTTCAAAGGGTTTGCTCAAGGTGGTGGTTTCGCCTAAGGTATTTTAGAGCTTCATCAAACTTGAAAAAGGCCATtaatctacttgggtttgcaagttctttatcaatctttatttagtctctgtcaatccatttTTTGTGTTGATTCTAGTTTTGGAGGTGATGTTATCTCAGTCTCCCTCAATAGAAAGTTGACATGTCACTACTGAGGGTCGAGCCTCAGCCTCTgattgtgtcaatgcgaacactcgagctggagctAAGTTGTCCACATTCTTTGGTTCTTCATTCTTCACCcttgggaaatctttcttaaGATGCCCTACTGTATCACATAAAATGTAGGCCTCCGCCcgacactctcccaaatgacgtcttttgcatctggcacattctggataagtcctccagcttTCATTGTTGCCCTGCCTGTATACCCCGTGACCTTTTATCTAGGCCTGGAACTGTAATGGTATTTGGGGTCtttctcttctgatcactagggcctcctcCCTTTCTAGATCCAATAAAGAGAAGTCACACCCTCCTAGAGTCCCTTCTAGTCGTGTTGTCACGCCAAATCTTGTTTTCAgcgccctcagcagtaagggtcTTCTCCATTACCTAAGCATAAGTCGTCACTCCAGGTACTGAAGTAATTTtaacatcttgggctatcataacGTTCAGCCCTCAAACAAATCTCTCTTTCCTTATCACATCAGTTGGCACCATGTCTGCAGCGAACTTGGCCAACGTGTCAAATTCCAAGGCGTACTTTGTACAAGTCATGGTGCCCTGTACCAAATTACTGAACTCATTGAACAATTATTTGAACTCCTCCCAGCTTGATGTCTTTACATCTCTGGTATGGGATACCACTTCTCAGCAGATTCGGGTGTAACGTCCAAaatatgctaataaggcttagtgacttgattagcgtgctgtgagggcaataattgatttaattatgttattactgttgttattaaatgatcaaatcaaaggtacgcacactactacaaaaaagattttttaggactagcattgcgagtcctaaaaaagtttttaggactcgcggggcgcgagtcctctatttgagagccttaaaaactaaggttttttaggactcgcgctgcgagtcctaaaaaaaagtttttaggactcgcattgcgagtcctaaaaaaaggtttttaggactcgcgttgcgagtcctaaaaaatatggttgagtgcctttaatagattttttaggactcgcttcgcgagtcctaaaagaaagtttttaggactcgctttgcgagtcctaaaaaatatggttgagtgcctttaatagattttttaggactcgctttgcgagtcctaaaagaaagtttttaggactcgcaaagtgagtcctaaaaaatctggttgagtgcctttaagtgattttttaggactcgctttgcgagtcctaaaagaaagtttttaggactcgcaatgcgagtcctaaaaaatctggttgagtgccttcaagtgattttttaggactcgctttgcgagtcctaaaagaaagtttttaggactcgcaatgcgagtcctaaaaaatcttgttgagtgcctttaagtgattttttaggactcgcgttgctagtcctaaaaaatccCATTGAGtgtctttaattaattttttaggactcgctttgcatgcccttaaaagcaatttttttttttataaaaaatgtagCTACAATTTTCactttaatttaaatatatatcaaTTTGAGTGTCGAAAATGTATTAAatgaaatttgaaaataaaatactaaaaaaattgaaataaaatttgcaaaataaatttaaaatttctgAACATGTGTATTGTAATTAGCTAGCTATAACATCATTCATTTTGctctaaccaattgtaaaaatgacattgcccattcttctcgaacttcgtcaatttcttgagtagtatatggtttgtcAGAGGTGaactggaaaaaaaaaagaaacaaaactttaattagaattatattagtggtaataaattcaaagcatatacaaaaattatactagattaatattatgtagttgtatattgtttgttacctgtttcgacaagaaatgtttgatatgaggggcactaataagtacattcttcatcatcctcataacgtaaTATCCGCAGTCAATATTGTTTGGTTGTTTACGGCACTATATAAAGATTGGTAATACATATATAATTCTTAgtattaaatatcttaaacatctttacatatacataaactatatacAAATAGAAACATACCGTAGGTTGGAAATACTTTACTCCCAATGGGCGTTTGTTGATCTTTTGACGTGCTTTCATTCTTTCTGTGAAATACATCTCAAATGCATCATGGATGGTCTCCTTGATGGTTGTCCTGTTATCTAATGGTGCATTGAGAGGATcgagaaaacaacaataatgcAAATGGggaaataataaaaataacatccaATGCTCCCTGTTGAAAGAACAAGTATTACAAAGTTGTTAATTTTAAATTCTATTTGTTTGTATCAATGAAAagcatattaattaaacttacccatggttataAGGCATAACTACCCAATCTTGTTTTTTAGACGTGCAATATAACATCCTATCACATAAAGCTTGAGCACGACTATCTGCACGAGTCACGGAAGTAGAAACCTTATTCGGATTCATAAACAACAATGATCCTTTCTTTTCCTCGTCTAATAATAGTGTCTGGTACAAAATCCTATAAACAAATATAATGTATTAATAAGAAAACTAAATAATTGATGAAAGAAAATCCttacaataaatattattaacttCATATAGAGCATACCTCATGTAGAAGACAATACATGATTGTCCAATCATCTCATTTCTACAAAATTCAAGTATTTCATCCCGAAATAGAGCAAAATATTCACAAGCATGGCCAAACACATCAAAGTCAATAGACACTTCAACGGCATAATCATGTTTAGTCCAAGCATTGACGATTTCAAAAACTTGTCTTAACTTAGGCGACAATGAAGATGGTTGTTGCACCTCTTGTGACAATGACTCCTTAGGCGCTCGTTTTGGAACTAGTTTTTGAGTTTGTGGTGCTAATGGTAGAGAAGTTTTTTTCCCAGCttgctttcctttttttttcacgACCTCCTAATAATAAACCcataacaaataattaataatagaataaataaataaaaatttaatagtcTTACAAGAATTACCTGTGTCGCTCCATTGAAGATGACTAGCGACTTGGGCCAACGTATCAAACTCCCAATAGCTTGTTTGACTGTATAAATCTCACTGTCAGGGATCGGGTTAACAAGTAGAGCATCAGGTTGGTCAGCAAACTCAATTGCACCGCGGTAGTTTTCTCCTAAGTTTTCTCCATGGATGTCTGAGCTACTAGTAACTAGAATGTATCCCCTACCAACGATGTTGGTGATAGAGCCTAATGCAAATTTGCATTCAATCATTTTATCCTGCACATATttagatatgtataaatatgttatacAAGTTCACaaatttagattttaaaaagaTAAAGCTATACCTGATTTGATCCAGGAGTGGGGATAAACACAGGTGCCTCTTCTGGTTGTGGGGGCGGGGGTGCTAGAGGTTGATCCTGCGATTTCGGTGATGCTTGATGAGATGGTGTCACCTGATCTATGGGTGATCCATAGTTTGGCACTGACGCATGAGAAGATCCTCCAAAGCCACTATGTTGTCCTTTCATCTGTTCCATAAACTGTCGCATCATTTCCTCTTGTCTTTTGAtcatttcttgttgttgtttcatTATTTCTTCTTATTGACGGTATTTTTCTTCCATCATTGCAAATCGAGCCTCAACTGAGGAAGCCTCAAattcttttccctttttcttaCTGGATAGTGGGGTTTTCCAGAATTGGCTAGGCGTTACACCGAGCCCAATACCCCTCACTCGCCCTCTGCTCTCAGGGGTGCCTAATGCCATAGTAAGCACATCCTTAGACCCATCAGGTTCAAATTTTCCTTCACTCATGAGCTTACTATAGTGCTCCTGCAAACAAAATATAGAAATATAGTTATTCTCATTAAAAATAAGTAATCCAATCATATAAAATGTAGTACACTTACTATGTTGCGAGCTACGCTTGTTGCCTCGGTACCAACCGGCTCaccctttttgttagaatgtcccGCCAACCACAACTGTGACCTGTCGATTTCAGACACCTCGAGTCCAAAATTTTTTTGTTGCAGCCTTTCcagtgccaacaaatacccaCCTCGTGACATATGATGgttgtgtttatttttttttcgacgatcttgatgtatttttcttattttcttccaaTCATCAGTCATGCGTGAAACACAGAACTCATCCCATTCTGTTTTAGTGATCAACTGTGAGTAACCTCTTGGCATATTGAACGTCTTGATGGTCGGATTTGCATCAAGTACATCATAGATGCATACCTTAGTCAGATGGGATTTGAATGATCTCCATCGTTTTGCCGCCCTtgacataatttttctttttgatttATGGTCTATGTCAAATGTAGCCTACAATTGAAAACAATACAAATCGTTAGTCTACATTAAAAATACAAACAACATATATTATAGTGATAGAGAAAATACCTTAATGATTTCCCAAAATTTTTCTTTGTCTGATTTAGGAACTTTATCCCAACTCGCGTGTGTGATTGAAGCACACCTCTTGATAGTTGATCCGATCATTGATCCCAATTTTGATCTCATTGTACCAATCACTTGTCCATAT
It encodes the following:
- the LOC133800240 gene encoding uncharacterized protein LOC133800240, with translation MKQQQEMIKRQEEMMRQFMEQMKGQHSGFGGSSHASVPNYGSPIDQVTPSHQASPKSQDQPLAPPPPQPEEAPVFIPTPGSNQDKMIECKFALGSITNIVGRGYILVTSSSDIHGENLGENYRGAIEFADQPDALLVNPIPDSEIYTVKQAIGSLIRWPKSLVIFNGATQEVVKKKGKQAGKKTSLPLAPQTQKLVPKRAPKESLSQEVQQPSSLSPKLRQVFEIVNAWTKHDYAVEVSIDFDVFGHACEYFALFRDEILEFCRNEMIGQSCIVFYMRILYQTLLLDEEKKGSLLFMNPNKVSTSVTRADSRAQALCDRMLYCTSKKQDWGALDVIFIISPFALLLFSRSSQCTIR
- the LOC133800856 gene encoding uncharacterized protein LOC133800856, whose product is MADPGGFDDDCPLPGLDDDCPLPGLENNVGQEENDDTAIVHVRSVRGLCTMPDIAKMRSEGVKVPIKFNEYGQVIGTMRSKLGSMIGSTIKRCASITHASWDKVPKSDKEKFWEIIKATFDIDHKSKRKIMSRAAKRWRSFKSHLTKVCIYDVLDANPTIKTFNMPRGYSQLITKTEWDEFCVSRMTDDWKKIRKIHQDRRKKNKHNHHMSRGGYLLALERLQQKNFGLEVSEIDRSQLWLAGHSNKKGEPVGTEATSVARNIVSVLHFI